One window from the genome of Rhodopirellula halodulae encodes:
- a CDS encoding DUF4870 domain-containing protein: protein MEQTYQSETKTWAMILHFSQFAGYVVPIAGFLAPIIIWQLKKNDLPELDAHGRNVTNWIISEFIYSVACFILIFVGIGFLGFALLALLSLIFPIIGGVKASQGEVWKYPLTLSFI, encoded by the coding sequence ATGGAACAGACCTATCAATCGGAAACAAAAACATGGGCCATGATTCTGCACTTTTCGCAATTTGCAGGATACGTTGTACCGATCGCCGGCTTCCTGGCTCCCATCATCATCTGGCAACTCAAGAAAAACGATCTCCCCGAACTTGATGCCCATGGTCGGAATGTCACCAACTGGATCATCTCAGAGTTCATCTACAGTGTTGCTTGCTTCATCTTAATCTTCGTCGGAATCGGATTCCTCGGCTTTGCCCTCTTGGCACTGCTGAGCCTGATCTTTCCCATCATCGGTGGAGTGAAAGCAAGCCAGGGCGAGGTATGGAAATACCCACTCACCCTCTCGTTCATTTGA
- a CDS encoding GNAT family N-acetyltransferase, which produces MSQKSDFQTIAEPNPIAVEILRVDYSHEPHRQSLLRLLSEYADDPAIGSPGLTKRAQQRVAQELAQRPNAVSLFAMRIREDGQPEAIGLANCFEVFSTFAAAPVLNVHDVMVSAPYRGKGVGTRLMQAISELAKERNCCKVTLEVYSGNKPARSLYSKNGFSGSELDSELGETLFLSKRLIDIE; this is translated from the coding sequence ATGTCCCAAAAGAGTGATTTCCAAACAATCGCCGAGCCCAACCCCATCGCGGTCGAAATCTTACGTGTGGACTATTCTCACGAACCGCATCGACAATCGCTTCTGCGGCTCCTTTCCGAATACGCAGATGACCCAGCGATCGGAAGCCCGGGACTGACGAAACGGGCTCAACAACGAGTTGCCCAGGAACTTGCACAACGTCCGAATGCTGTTTCTCTTTTCGCAATGCGAATTCGAGAAGACGGACAACCAGAAGCAATCGGTCTGGCGAACTGCTTTGAAGTCTTCTCGACCTTTGCCGCCGCCCCCGTTCTCAATGTGCACGACGTCATGGTCAGTGCTCCCTATCGCGGAAAAGGAGTTGGAACGCGATTGATGCAGGCGATCTCGGAACTGGCGAAGGAACGAAACTGCTGCAAAGTCACCCTCGAAGTTTACAGCGGAAACAAACCGGCCAGATCACTCTATTCAAAGAACGGGTTTTCCGGATCGGAGCTGGATTCCGAACTCGGGGAAACTCTTTTTCTGTCCAAGCGCCTCATCGACATCGAATAG
- a CDS encoding sulfite exporter TauE/SafE family protein, with the protein MLSSLTANEIGMLAIGAAGIGFSKSGFPGISMLHVVLFAMVFGALPSTGVLLPMLVVGDLCAIGFFGRKADWSHVRKLLPPTLIGIVVGWAMMDRLDPDNFKLLVGGIILALTILQAARLLRPHWFEKFPHQLWFSIFLGLLAGLTTMLANAAGPVVALYLLAVSLPKWELIGTSAWLFLVLNILKLPLSYHLGLITPDTLLVGAVLAPMIPLGILGGRWLVTRVSQKWFNTILLGFTAIAAMRLMGWF; encoded by the coding sequence ATGCTTTCGTCGCTAACCGCCAATGAAATCGGGATGCTCGCAATCGGAGCGGCCGGGATCGGATTCTCGAAATCCGGTTTCCCCGGCATCAGCATGCTGCATGTCGTGCTTTTCGCGATGGTTTTTGGTGCACTGCCATCCACCGGCGTGCTCTTACCGATGCTGGTGGTCGGCGACTTGTGTGCGATCGGATTCTTTGGCCGAAAAGCAGACTGGTCTCACGTCCGGAAACTTCTCCCGCCGACTTTGATCGGCATCGTCGTCGGATGGGCAATGATGGATCGCCTCGATCCTGACAACTTCAAACTGCTGGTTGGTGGCATCATCCTGGCCCTGACCATCCTTCAAGCTGCCCGCCTGCTTCGACCTCACTGGTTCGAAAAATTCCCCCACCAACTTTGGTTCTCCATCTTTCTCGGGTTGCTCGCAGGTCTAACAACGATGTTGGCCAATGCGGCTGGACCGGTGGTCGCGCTCTACCTCTTAGCAGTCAGCCTTCCCAAATGGGAATTGATTGGAACCAGCGCTTGGCTGTTTCTCGTTCTGAACATCTTGAAACTTCCATTGAGTTACCACCTTGGGCTGATCACACCGGATACATTGTTAGTGGGTGCTGTCCTGGCTCCCATGATCCCCCTGGGAATCCTGGGCGGTCGCTGGCTGGTCACTCGCGTTTCACAAAAATGGTTCAACACAATATTGCTTGGCTTCACCGCCATCGCCGCCATGCGTTTGATGGGATGGTTTTGA
- a CDS encoding neutral/alkaline non-lysosomal ceramidase N-terminal domain-containing protein, translating to MCRCFHAHWALVIGFVCCSEAILHRCLLLFCSLVVTTICLADDVSSGKTKRNSGSELWVGAAQREITPPVGFPMSGYFHERLATETRDPLFAKAFVLEQGDLQLVWVACDLVGVTRDLYEEVSRESESKHGIPIKHHLISATHSHTAPDHRAHLVKFLQGELAEADSSYAKSLVQQMVGVIGDAIKNRKRATVVAGIAEQAVPVSFNRRSVMQDGSIQTWQRESNPKRLRAAGPIDDELGIVIAKDASDGQPFAVCSSFALHLDTVGGTRWSADYPSIMQRAVEQECGAEVISLFGAGTCGDINHVDPSRSERNSTEFIGNALSKTLIEKSKELLTKSIDASAAPTQQLKYRHSVVPLPLRSISKSEVERAQALVPRARAGEKVAFEDLVAANRTVQLDQLLHQTSWIEPSHPANVAPMVAWKGVGDHLPVEVATITLGQELALVFLPGEVFVDLGLAIKRHSPFRNTLVIELTNCSETAYLPTHAAFAQGSYEVINSRTQPGAGEKLVAAALSLLRSAASDPAVARFENLSE from the coding sequence ATGTGCCGTTGCTTCCATGCTCATTGGGCTCTCGTGATAGGGTTTGTTTGTTGTTCGGAAGCAATTCTGCATCGTTGTCTTCTGCTGTTTTGCTCGCTTGTCGTCACGACCATTTGTTTAGCCGATGATGTTTCATCCGGAAAAACGAAACGCAATTCTGGGAGCGAGTTGTGGGTTGGGGCGGCTCAGCGAGAAATCACCCCGCCCGTTGGTTTTCCAATGTCGGGGTACTTTCACGAACGACTGGCGACGGAAACGCGAGATCCTCTGTTTGCGAAAGCCTTCGTCTTAGAGCAGGGCGACCTGCAGCTCGTGTGGGTCGCCTGCGATTTGGTGGGAGTCACCCGAGATTTGTATGAAGAGGTCAGCCGGGAATCAGAAAGCAAACATGGGATCCCGATCAAACATCATTTGATCTCAGCGACGCATTCCCACACGGCACCGGATCATCGGGCCCATCTGGTAAAGTTCCTGCAAGGGGAACTCGCGGAAGCCGATAGCTCCTACGCGAAGAGTTTGGTCCAGCAGATGGTGGGTGTGATTGGTGACGCGATCAAGAACCGGAAGCGGGCGACTGTCGTTGCGGGAATCGCGGAGCAAGCTGTGCCGGTTTCTTTCAACCGACGTTCCGTGATGCAGGACGGAAGCATTCAAACCTGGCAACGTGAATCCAATCCGAAGCGATTGCGAGCGGCGGGGCCGATCGACGATGAGCTGGGAATTGTGATCGCGAAGGACGCTAGCGATGGTCAACCATTTGCCGTTTGCAGTTCCTTCGCATTGCATTTGGACACGGTCGGCGGCACCCGATGGAGTGCGGACTATCCGTCGATCATGCAGCGTGCCGTCGAGCAGGAATGTGGGGCGGAGGTGATCTCTTTATTCGGGGCGGGAACTTGTGGGGATATCAACCACGTCGATCCATCTCGCTCGGAACGCAACAGCACCGAGTTCATCGGAAACGCACTGAGCAAAACGCTGATCGAGAAATCGAAGGAATTGCTCACCAAGTCAATAGACGCATCGGCAGCGCCTACACAACAACTAAAATACAGGCACTCGGTGGTCCCGTTGCCCTTGCGCTCCATTTCCAAATCTGAAGTGGAGCGAGCCCAAGCGTTGGTTCCTCGGGCGAGGGCTGGTGAGAAAGTTGCCTTCGAAGATTTGGTGGCGGCCAACCGAACCGTCCAGTTGGACCAGTTGCTTCACCAAACCTCATGGATCGAACCGTCGCATCCGGCGAATGTTGCTCCGATGGTGGCTTGGAAGGGGGTTGGTGATCATCTGCCGGTGGAGGTGGCGACCATCACCCTCGGCCAGGAACTCGCGTTGGTTTTCTTGCCCGGGGAAGTGTTTGTCGACTTAGGATTGGCGATCAAGCGGCATTCGCCATTCCGAAATACCTTGGTGATAGAGCTGACGAATTGCTCCGAAACCGCCTATCTACCGACTCACGCCGCGTTCGCTCAAGGAAGCTACGAAGTGATCAATTCAAGGACCCAGCCCGGGGCCGGAGAAAAGTTGGTGGCAGCGGCGTTGAGTTTGTTGCGAAGTGCGGCGTCGGATCCCGCGGTCGCCCGATTTGAAAATCTGTCTGAATAG
- a CDS encoding family 16 glycoside hydrolase → MAQDATVDDPDFELQGEYVADELGVQVIAIGDGEFDVVIHEGGLPGAGAKPSPRRVEADEDVLMGLIDSMNLRRVTRVSSTMGRPAPADAVVLFDGSETSAEANWKNGQVTPEGWLKHGTTSKQTFQDYTLHLEFRTPFMPTASGQKRGNSGVYHQGRYETQVLDSFGLEGKDNECGAIYTVSAPAVNVCYPPMSWQTYDVDFTAARFGEDGNKITDARLTVRLNGVLVQNNVAVPQTTRAAPLKEGPDPGPIYLQNHGDQVRYRNIWVLPRDAEREAKRPVVPGFERFANTSSLSMADAGEVLIENLACGACHNSGPTIAPQQRGPDLQNVFGRVRADAIVDMVANPHLTKNGTVMPDPWPGETPEGRRQKATEIASYLNSLNKDLLEDRITSAKLAERGEKLYQTAGCVACHSADPARPTPSSVPLGKPHRKYTLPSLTKFLKTCNELRPGLRMPAMVGSDDEIMAVAAYLTREVTVGEASEAFTRTVYHGSWDQLPKFDSLKPVFTDKTTGLSFDGLDRKNNFAVVYETDLTVSSDSKLTFYLNSDDGSALEIDGKRLENDGIHPERLVQATYELKAGVYPIRVEYFDGGGGTALSLEVESESFARDDIAYWVGGSDGGKPLDLLPSEFVADSSLIEKGKQQFFAAGCANCHSVGSEEADGFSLVSALALNQATEGKGCLSSEVASPAVDFALGASQVSAIEAALKRRRSGERPKTSDERLVHMTMVTLNCYACHQRDGVGGPELSRDESFVSTVPEMGLEGRLPPQLTGVGDKLQPQTIVDVLNHGANLRGYMATRMPAFAYEPLRQWHAAINRLDVNPRMENPTSKATESTILSDGRQLCGNDGLACIKCHSFGGDTGGGLGAIDLLTMPKRLRYEWFQRYLQAPTVYRPGTRMPNSFVDGKSSITTIEDGDPVNQIDAIWKYLSLGDKAKEPVGLKQNAIVLKPTDEKLRIYRNFFTGVSARGIGVALPTNVNFIWDAERMSLARVWKNGFFDASLHWRGRGQGRQEPLGDAVATLEGASAFASLSSFNADWPKESARERGFRFGGYRLIEGDAIAFKIQSSGLEVEDSLASASNESSESGLVRSLTVTVPETQSSWVWQPSDGKVELLEESDDAQTFRVNDQLVVTVKGVRLEEVTVGDITTWRATLPAGETKTIQQIIRW, encoded by the coding sequence ATGGCTCAAGACGCAACCGTCGATGATCCCGATTTTGAATTGCAAGGCGAGTACGTTGCCGACGAGTTGGGGGTGCAGGTGATCGCCATCGGCGATGGTGAGTTCGATGTTGTCATTCACGAAGGTGGTTTGCCCGGGGCTGGGGCCAAGCCCTCGCCACGCCGAGTCGAAGCTGACGAAGATGTGTTGATGGGATTGATCGATTCCATGAATCTCCGTCGGGTGACGCGGGTCAGTAGTACGATGGGACGTCCGGCACCCGCCGACGCGGTCGTTCTATTTGACGGGAGCGAAACATCCGCAGAAGCAAACTGGAAAAACGGACAGGTCACTCCCGAAGGTTGGCTGAAACACGGGACCACTTCCAAACAAACTTTCCAGGATTACACGTTGCACTTGGAGTTTCGCACTCCATTCATGCCAACCGCGAGCGGGCAGAAGCGGGGCAACAGCGGCGTCTATCACCAAGGTCGTTACGAAACGCAAGTGCTGGATTCGTTTGGCTTGGAGGGGAAAGACAATGAATGTGGTGCGATCTACACGGTCAGCGCCCCAGCGGTCAATGTTTGCTATCCACCGATGAGCTGGCAAACTTACGATGTGGATTTCACCGCCGCTCGATTCGGCGAGGACGGCAACAAGATCACCGACGCGCGATTGACCGTGCGATTGAATGGCGTGCTTGTGCAGAACAATGTCGCCGTGCCTCAGACCACGCGGGCTGCGCCGCTGAAAGAAGGACCGGATCCTGGACCGATCTACCTGCAGAATCACGGCGATCAGGTGCGTTACCGAAACATATGGGTTTTGCCTCGTGATGCGGAGCGAGAAGCCAAGCGTCCCGTCGTCCCTGGTTTTGAACGATTCGCCAATACAAGTTCCTTGTCGATGGCGGATGCCGGTGAAGTGTTGATTGAAAACCTTGCCTGCGGTGCCTGTCATAATTCAGGGCCAACTATCGCCCCGCAACAACGAGGTCCCGACCTGCAGAATGTTTTTGGTCGCGTTCGTGCCGATGCGATTGTCGACATGGTTGCCAACCCACACCTGACAAAAAATGGCACCGTGATGCCGGATCCATGGCCGGGTGAGACTCCGGAAGGGCGTCGACAGAAAGCAACCGAGATCGCGAGTTATCTCAATTCGCTCAACAAAGATTTGCTGGAGGATCGGATCACGAGTGCCAAGTTGGCTGAGCGAGGTGAAAAGCTTTATCAAACGGCGGGGTGTGTGGCTTGCCATTCAGCTGATCCGGCTCGTCCCACTCCGTCATCGGTGCCACTTGGAAAGCCGCATCGAAAGTACACCCTGCCTTCATTGACGAAGTTCTTGAAAACTTGCAACGAACTTCGGCCCGGTTTGCGGATGCCGGCGATGGTGGGATCGGACGACGAAATCATGGCGGTTGCCGCGTACCTCACTCGCGAAGTCACAGTGGGCGAGGCGTCGGAAGCTTTCACTCGCACGGTCTACCACGGTTCATGGGATCAATTGCCAAAATTCGATTCGTTGAAGCCTGTCTTCACCGACAAAACAACGGGTTTGAGCTTTGATGGCCTGGATCGAAAGAACAACTTCGCGGTCGTCTATGAAACGGATTTGACGGTTTCTTCGGACTCCAAGCTGACGTTTTACTTGAACAGTGACGATGGCAGTGCTCTCGAAATTGATGGCAAGCGGTTGGAGAACGATGGCATTCACCCGGAACGATTGGTGCAAGCCACGTATGAGTTGAAGGCGGGCGTCTATCCGATCCGTGTCGAGTATTTCGATGGGGGAGGCGGCACCGCTTTGAGCTTGGAAGTGGAAAGTGAATCCTTCGCTCGCGACGACATCGCCTATTGGGTCGGTGGCTCTGATGGTGGAAAGCCGCTGGATTTGCTGCCCAGTGAATTCGTGGCCGATTCGTCCTTGATTGAAAAGGGCAAGCAGCAGTTCTTTGCCGCGGGATGTGCCAATTGTCACTCGGTTGGCAGTGAAGAAGCCGACGGGTTTTCGTTGGTCAGTGCACTGGCGCTGAACCAAGCGACGGAGGGCAAGGGGTGTTTGTCTTCAGAGGTTGCTTCGCCCGCTGTGGATTTTGCCTTGGGAGCATCTCAGGTTTCGGCAATCGAGGCCGCTCTCAAACGTCGACGATCGGGTGAACGCCCCAAAACCTCGGACGAACGTTTGGTGCACATGACCATGGTGACGCTGAACTGTTATGCCTGTCACCAGCGAGATGGTGTCGGGGGCCCCGAACTTTCGCGAGACGAATCGTTTGTGTCGACAGTTCCCGAAATGGGGTTGGAAGGTCGCTTACCACCGCAGTTGACCGGCGTTGGCGACAAGCTTCAGCCACAAACCATTGTTGATGTTCTGAATCATGGGGCGAACTTGCGTGGCTACATGGCGACGCGAATGCCGGCCTTTGCCTACGAGCCGCTTCGTCAATGGCATGCTGCGATCAATCGATTGGATGTCAATCCAAGGATGGAAAATCCAACTAGCAAGGCAACGGAATCCACAATTCTGTCGGATGGTCGACAGTTGTGCGGTAACGACGGCTTGGCGTGCATCAAGTGCCACAGTTTTGGTGGCGACACCGGTGGTGGCTTGGGGGCCATTGACTTGTTAACGATGCCCAAAAGATTGCGATACGAGTGGTTTCAACGTTATTTGCAGGCACCCACGGTTTACCGTCCAGGAACCCGGATGCCGAATAGTTTTGTGGACGGCAAGTCTTCGATCACCACGATTGAAGATGGAGACCCCGTCAACCAAATCGATGCGATTTGGAAGTACCTGTCGTTGGGTGACAAAGCCAAGGAGCCGGTCGGGTTGAAGCAAAACGCCATCGTGTTGAAACCAACCGATGAAAAACTACGCATCTATCGAAATTTCTTCACGGGCGTCAGTGCTCGCGGGATCGGCGTCGCGTTGCCAACCAACGTCAACTTCATCTGGGATGCCGAACGGATGAGTTTGGCTCGCGTTTGGAAGAATGGTTTCTTCGATGCTTCGCTTCACTGGCGAGGTCGCGGACAAGGTCGCCAGGAACCCTTGGGTGACGCCGTGGCGACATTGGAAGGAGCGTCCGCATTTGCTTCGTTGTCATCGTTCAATGCGGATTGGCCGAAGGAATCGGCCCGAGAACGAGGGTTCCGGTTTGGTGGCTATCGATTGATCGAAGGCGACGCCATCGCGTTCAAAATCCAGTCGTCAGGTTTGGAAGTGGAAGATTCGCTCGCGTCGGCAAGCAATGAATCGTCCGAGTCGGGGCTGGTTCGTTCATTGACCGTCACGGTTCCTGAAACCCAGTCGTCTTGGGTGTGGCAACCCAGCGACGGGAAAGTCGAATTGCTCGAAGAATCTGACGATGCCCAAACCTTCCGCGTGAACGATCAATTGGTCGTGACGGTGAAAGGAGTGCGTTTGGAAGAGGTAACCGTCGGGGACATAACGACTTGGCGAGCGACGTTGCCCGCGGGTGAGACGAAGACGATCCAGCAAATCATTCGCTGGTGA
- a CDS encoding DUF7133 domain-containing protein produces MSIKPLAALALLFSWSAFVHAEVPQESDYYKITTFETPEGEVIEACGFEWMEDGRLAVCSRRGDIFMVEDPLSEKVTADQFSVFARGLHEPLSLTEQDGWLIATQRPEITRLKDTDGDGSADIFQTHADGWGVSGDYHEYAFGSKLDANGDMLITLCLTGSFSSKVPFRGWAMKVTSDGKTIPYTSGVRSPGGMGTDSHGNVFYTDNQGPWNGTCGLKILQEGKFVGHPGGWDWYDDAPNMGKRPTEPESGSRILTEAAKIPELIPTVVMFPYDKMGKSASGIVCDQTGGKFGPFENQLFVSDQSQSTVMRVDLEQVDGVWQGVCFPFRKGFASGNVGMELSPSGALFVGGTNRGWGSVGPRNFAVERLDWTGEIPFEIKHMKSTSDGFDLEFTQAVDPATATDLAGYEIETYTYEYRSQYGSPEVDGTRPTITTATVSPDGMHVRLVIDGLQLGHVHELHSNGVRNQDGNPLLHPQAYYTLNRIAVGQ; encoded by the coding sequence ATGTCTATCAAACCTTTGGCCGCCCTGGCATTGCTCTTCAGTTGGTCCGCATTTGTCCACGCGGAGGTTCCGCAGGAAAGCGATTACTACAAGATCACGACTTTTGAAACACCAGAAGGAGAGGTGATTGAAGCGTGTGGTTTTGAATGGATGGAAGACGGCCGTCTCGCGGTTTGTTCACGCCGCGGCGACATCTTCATGGTGGAAGATCCGCTGTCGGAGAAAGTGACGGCGGATCAATTCAGCGTTTTCGCTCGCGGGTTGCATGAACCCTTGAGTCTGACTGAACAAGACGGTTGGTTGATCGCAACTCAACGGCCCGAGATCACTCGATTGAAAGACACCGACGGCGATGGTTCGGCGGATATCTTTCAAACGCACGCCGATGGATGGGGCGTGTCGGGTGACTACCACGAATACGCGTTTGGGTCCAAGTTGGATGCCAATGGTGACATGCTGATCACGCTTTGTCTGACGGGGTCATTCTCCAGCAAGGTGCCGTTTCGTGGTTGGGCCATGAAGGTCACTTCGGATGGAAAGACGATTCCCTATACCAGCGGAGTGCGTTCACCTGGGGGAATGGGGACGGATTCTCACGGCAACGTTTTCTACACCGACAACCAGGGCCCTTGGAATGGAACGTGTGGGTTGAAGATCCTGCAAGAAGGCAAGTTTGTCGGGCATCCGGGAGGCTGGGACTGGTACGACGATGCGCCCAACATGGGCAAACGACCTACCGAGCCTGAAAGCGGAAGTCGCATTCTGACCGAGGCCGCGAAAATCCCGGAATTGATTCCGACCGTGGTGATGTTCCCGTACGACAAAATGGGCAAAAGCGCGTCCGGAATCGTCTGCGATCAAACCGGCGGAAAGTTTGGTCCATTCGAAAATCAATTGTTCGTCAGCGATCAATCGCAAAGCACGGTGATGCGAGTGGACTTGGAGCAAGTCGACGGGGTGTGGCAGGGCGTTTGTTTTCCATTCCGAAAGGGATTTGCGTCGGGCAACGTCGGTATGGAACTATCTCCTTCGGGGGCTCTGTTCGTCGGTGGAACCAATCGCGGATGGGGGTCGGTTGGACCAAGAAACTTCGCCGTGGAGCGTCTGGATTGGACCGGCGAAATTCCGTTTGAAATCAAGCACATGAAGTCGACTTCCGATGGCTTTGATCTGGAGTTCACGCAAGCCGTGGATCCAGCCACCGCGACCGATTTGGCGGGCTACGAGATCGAAACGTACACCTACGAATACCGTTCGCAGTACGGCAGTCCCGAAGTCGACGGGACTCGACCCACAATCACCACCGCAACCGTTTCGCCGGACGGAATGCACGTGCGATTGGTGATCGACGGACTGCAACTTGGTCATGTTCACGAGCTGCATTCCAATGGCGTCCGCAACCAAGACGGCAATCCGCTCTTGCACCCGCAGGCGTACTACACGTTGAACCGAATCGCCGTTGGGCAGTGA
- a CDS encoding Uma2 family endonuclease, which translates to MQIPSLPNATANAALPLSVADTLTDLGGISSDRLRVVEASRPATAEDLAILHAQGVMCELVDGQLVEKQMGFKESLLALAIGHFLFHHVSKHKLGIVSGADGFVTLFPDLIRGPDVAFLSWDRLPGGELPEEAFPRIVPDLVVEVLSPGNTRAEMARKRREYFHAGVRLVWTVDPIRRSVAIFTSATQSSVRGETESLDGGEVLPGLKINLAEMFAVLDGPDVDEDPNVANG; encoded by the coding sequence ATGCAAATTCCCAGTCTTCCCAACGCCACCGCCAATGCGGCTTTGCCTCTCAGTGTCGCTGACACGCTGACGGACCTGGGAGGCATTTCGTCCGATCGATTGAGGGTGGTGGAAGCCTCCCGGCCTGCCACAGCGGAGGATCTTGCCATCCTTCATGCTCAGGGCGTGATGTGCGAACTCGTCGACGGCCAATTGGTGGAGAAGCAGATGGGGTTCAAAGAATCACTGCTGGCACTCGCGATCGGGCACTTTCTGTTCCATCATGTGTCGAAACACAAGCTGGGCATCGTTTCGGGAGCGGATGGTTTTGTGACCCTCTTTCCCGATCTGATTCGCGGTCCCGACGTGGCTTTTTTGTCTTGGGACCGGCTGCCGGGCGGAGAATTGCCGGAGGAGGCGTTTCCTCGAATCGTTCCGGATTTGGTCGTGGAGGTACTCAGTCCAGGGAACACTCGCGCGGAAATGGCTCGCAAACGTCGCGAATATTTTCACGCTGGCGTCCGGTTGGTTTGGACGGTGGACCCCATTCGAAGGTCCGTTGCCATCTTCACCTCGGCGACGCAGTCATCAGTGCGTGGCGAAACGGAGTCGCTCGATGGTGGTGAGGTTCTTCCCGGGCTGAAGATCAACTTGGCGGAAATGTTCGCAGTTCTGGACGGTCCGGACGTGGACGAAGATCCTAACGTTGCAAACGGTTGA
- a CDS encoding methylamine utilization protein, with the protein MKTPVLSIICLVTWCVASAQAADLRMQFLFDGPVPPPEPLKVDKDKAACGQLNLLDERLLVDQETKGIRNVVVYLYTGRGGTRLPACKPSKQVRKLLAKACRFEPRVVVAQSGDTLILDESEAVVGHSINLNFFENRTSGLTIPVGDNRDIALQKAEPAPIPVECNIHPWMRGWLVVLDHPYAAVSDAQGRIEIKGLPENQELTFRVFHEDARQLTNITIDGNVHQWDRNRFQVNLAEGTNDLGQVKLSPENFASVQTAGSTGQ; encoded by the coding sequence ATGAAAACGCCCGTCCTTTCGATTATCTGTTTGGTCACATGGTGCGTTGCTTCCGCTCAAGCCGCTGATCTGCGAATGCAATTCTTGTTTGATGGTCCCGTTCCACCCCCTGAACCGCTCAAGGTCGACAAAGACAAAGCAGCCTGCGGCCAATTGAACTTACTCGACGAGCGTCTTCTGGTCGACCAAGAAACAAAGGGCATTCGGAACGTTGTCGTGTACCTCTACACTGGTCGTGGAGGAACGCGATTGCCTGCTTGCAAACCGTCCAAGCAAGTTCGAAAACTGCTGGCAAAAGCATGCCGCTTTGAACCGCGTGTGGTTGTAGCTCAAAGCGGAGACACGTTGATTTTGGACGAATCAGAGGCTGTAGTGGGCCACAGCATCAACCTCAACTTTTTTGAGAACAGGACTTCAGGACTCACGATTCCTGTCGGAGACAATCGCGATATCGCGCTACAAAAGGCAGAGCCAGCACCGATACCGGTCGAGTGCAACATTCACCCTTGGATGCGAGGATGGTTGGTCGTCCTGGATCACCCCTACGCCGCCGTCAGCGATGCTCAAGGGCGAATTGAAATCAAAGGCCTACCCGAAAACCAAGAACTCACTTTTCGCGTCTTCCATGAAGACGCGCGCCAACTGACCAACATCACGATCGATGGCAACGTTCATCAGTGGGACCGCAATCGATTCCAGGTCAACTTGGCCGAAGGCACCAACGACCTCGGTCAGGTGAAGCTTTCACCCGAGAACTTTGCGAGCGTTCAAACAGCAGGCTCAACCGGACAGTGA
- a CDS encoding response regulator transcription factor, with protein sequence MTRILIAEDDRHTRAALEELLGAEGYDVETVADGLSASKKIESKKFDLICLDVMMPMKSGFDVCRFLRSSDSQTPVIFITAKGEEIDKVVGFELGADDYISKPFGSHEVIARVKAVLRRCQPEPSQAPNPKDPTTHVTFNMHDLQVTPSKLRATRGDTTIELTARELQILILLHDADGDVVHRQTLFQECWGHHRVPNSRTVDQTVSQLRKRIEIDPKHPRIIQTVYGIGYRCECKAHP encoded by the coding sequence ATGACACGAATATTGATCGCGGAAGATGACCGACACACCCGCGCGGCGTTGGAGGAGTTACTCGGTGCGGAAGGTTATGACGTGGAGACAGTCGCCGATGGCCTGTCCGCATCAAAAAAGATTGAATCTAAAAAATTTGATCTGATATGCCTGGATGTCATGATGCCGATGAAAAGCGGCTTTGATGTTTGTCGATTCCTTCGATCGTCTGATTCCCAAACCCCGGTCATTTTCATCACCGCCAAAGGCGAAGAAATCGACAAGGTGGTTGGGTTTGAATTGGGAGCCGATGACTACATCAGCAAGCCATTTGGATCGCACGAAGTCATCGCCCGAGTCAAAGCTGTTCTTCGACGCTGCCAACCGGAACCCAGCCAAGCTCCCAATCCCAAAGACCCGACCACGCATGTCACATTCAACATGCACGACCTGCAAGTCACCCCGTCAAAACTACGAGCGACTCGTGGCGACACAACCATTGAACTCACCGCACGAGAGCTTCAAATCTTGATCTTGCTACACGATGCAGATGGAGACGTCGTCCATCGCCAAACGCTCTTCCAAGAATGCTGGGGACATCACCGAGTGCCCAACAGCCGAACCGTCGACCAAACGGTCAGCCAACTTCGCAAGCGAATTGAGATTGATCCCAAACACCCTCGCATCATCCAAACCGTCTACGGCATCGGCTACCGATGCGAATGCAAAGCTCACCCATGA